The genomic region cgccgccacgaCGGCTGGATGCCTGCGCGTACTCTCGGCGAGTTTGACCGCCGGCGCGCTGAACTGCGGAATCGCAACTTGCATCTTGAGCATTGCGAGGTCGGCTGTGATTCCGCGCTCCTCAGCACGCCGCACCATAGCATTATAGATCAATACACCGACGTATGCGTCGTTGGCCgcgtctggtgtcagctcgcTTGTGGAGTGGAGAAACTTACACTCAATCTGCACGGAATTGAGGTCCTGACTCCATGCGCCCTCGCGAATACCCTCGTTCTTGTCGAGTGGTACGCCGAGGTAATGCTGCGTAAGCCGTGCGAGGGAGATGAGCCGGCCCGAGCGCGTCCACGCGTCTGGATCaacgaggcgcgcgacgtgcgATAGTTCCAGTAGACTAGACGTGTTCTCGATCAACTCGTCGCGGTGTAACTTGCGCGCGTCCATGCTGATATTGAcgccgagtttgaggcGCGTAGGATCGTTCAGCACGGCCTTGAGTCCTGGTCCAAACACGCCGTCTATGGGAATATGATAGACGACAACTGTACGGCTATCTGCAACCTGCACGACGGCAGTACGTCCCTGTGGCCAGACGTACTTGTTCGCCAGCGGATCCCACTTGCCCGCGCGGTAGTGCTTGATGCTCCCATCTTGGTTTTGACGCCTTAGCACCGGCCCAATACCGGGCGGAGGCCACTCGAGGTCAAAGCCGAGTGGGCCGCGGAGACACGCGATGAGGTCGTCCGCCTCCGAGGCGTCGCGCGTATACACGACATTTGGGGGGCGGTCAAAGTGTCCTGCGAGCGGGCGCGACAGGGAGAAGTAGGGCAGGTTGAGGGGATTAACTGATCTTGATCTTGACCCAGTCTTGGTATTTGGCGCGTCCGTCTCAGCCGGCCCAGAGTCGGTAAacacgtcctcgccgtcaacgGCCACGGTCTTGGACGCAGCACCAGCGTTGAGGTCCAAGCCCGCAATCGCCTCCGTGATCTCGTCAGCGCCTTTACTCGGACTGATGGCCGcagccgcgcgcgcagctTTGCGGGCATTTATGGCGGTTGCGAGGATGtgtgcgcgccgcgccgttGCGTCTTCCGGGGCCgggggcgcgggcggcaaCACGCGGGTGGAGGGTATAGGCGACGGCTGTGACTGGGTGGAGGCTATAGGCGACGGCTGTGACTGCCGTGGGGAGCGCGCGCCCAGAGCGTCCAGAGGAGAGCTTGGAGAGCTGAGGCTCAAGTCGGTCCCGCTAAAGCTCGACCCGCTCTCGCTTGTACTCGTGTAATCGGCGACGCAGCGGGGCTGGTGCGGCGTCGGTGCGGCGCGGCGAACAAAGAATGGATGGATCGTGTACATTCTCGGGGGACGGGGAGGCGTGTTGGCTGTCGCGGCGAGGGGAGAGTAGATGGGgacggcgcgggcgcgggaCGGTGTCGTGGGCAATGAGGGTGCTGTCGTGGGCAACGAGGGTGCAGTCGTGGGCAACGAGGGTGCAGTCGTTGGAGGGGCGTCAGATGCCGAGATATCGGCAAGGGAAacggatgacgaggagggagagggggagtCGGGGGAGGGCGTGGTCGCCCGTGAGGACGGCGCCGACATGCTCGTGATGGAGATGGGACTGGATGCTGTTCCGCGAGCAAAGCGGGCTCGGCTGGCTCGGATGCCTAGCTCTGCGCCGAGTTCTGCTAATGCcatggaggacgagggggaTGTTGTGTTGATGGAATATTGGTGCCTGAGGTGACTGGACTTGTGAGTGGTATGGGAATGGCCCTGTGCGTGCGCGTTTGACAAGAACAAGCAGAGGACAACATTCTCTGCTGTTCCAAGCGCACAGCAGGGCACTCTCCGTCAGTACATGTACGTGAGATTGCTCCAGTAATCAGATGAGTGAACGCAGACGCAGACGCAGACGCAGCGTGTTCGcgcacgccgacgcccagGTACATCACCAACCGTACACTCTGCTTTGACTACCTTGCATCTACCGTCTACAATAGGAATACAGACCACTACCACAGCTCACTTGCACCGCTGGTGCACAATGTTCATGCCGTGCTCTTCGTACTCGTCCTTTGTAACCCAGAGCTGGTGGAAGGTGCCGAGCGACGCGAGCACCGAGCCGCCGAGCCACGCCGAGTACTTGCGCTCATATGGGAtcgagggtgagtggaTCTTGATTTtttgctgctgtcagccacATATTAAATGAGAGAGCGCGGGTATTATCTGTGAGTATACTCACACTGGGCATGAGGGTTGCGAGCTCGACATCCAGTCGCTCAGTCAGACCACGCGTCAGACTCGTgttgccgacgacgacaatgttctgcagcagcgccgcgcgcacGTCCACATCGCACGCCATGATACTGTCGTGCACGAGCTGCGAGAGTGACACAgcgtccttgagcgagtgtgagtggtcgctcgacggcgtggCGCGCAGCAGTGCAGGAGGCTCGTAGgactgatgtcagcttaTCGAGTGGGACGTTAGCTGACCTGGTCAAAGTAGTTCTTGGGGTCGTAGAGCATCTCGGTGAAGCGATACCGTTCCTCGCCAAAGTACTGCTGGTACCCGTCAGGGAACTCGTACAGGACCTgggggaggttggtggCGGTCCTAATGTCAAAGCCGCGCGCGCTGACGAGCTCGGAACACGCCTCCTTCCAGTTCTCGACCACGCCCTGTTCAGCCCATGCGCGCCATGACGCGGTCGTGCCCTCCCCTCGATCCTCGCGGAGGCCAGGGTGAGGCTGCGTGCCGGGGTCGACTGACGTGTCGCGCCGCGCGATGAGCTGGCGCGGCAACAGTGAGAGGGGGAACGCgcgtgtcggcgtcggtgtcTGGAAATGGTGAtggagctgggcgaggacgaggctCGATGCGAGCGGCTGGCGCATTGTGCCTGCACGCAGGGCGTATCCCTCCACGACGGGAACCGCAGACGAGTTGGCGTATCCGACATCGAGAACGAGCGCGGTCGGCTTGCCTGCCGCAAAGGCGGAGAGGACACCCGACGAGCCAAAGTACATCGCGGgaacgccctcgccctcaaaggcgagctgcgcgagcgtcTCGCGCGAGGCAGGCGTGCTCCATGCCGGCTCGGTCAG from Cutaneotrichosporon cavernicola HIS019 DNA, chromosome: 2 harbors:
- the ARP4 gene encoding uncharacterized protein (Actin), yielding MVYNGDEVSAVVVDFGSHTTRGGFAGEDGPRVVTPSFYGYMNVEEDAPPATNGDGNGNGGDDDPMDGSTEKKEKKGKRKFFFGDDGVSVWRKDMEIGSFMVDGIVNDAEAAGQMLSYVLRSRMGVDPTEHPLMLTEPAWSTPASRETLAQLAFEGEGVPAMYFGSSGVLSAFAAGKPTALVLDVGYANSSAVPVVEGYALRAGTMRQPLASSLVLAQLHHHFQTPTPTRAFPLSLLPRQLIARRDTSVDPGTQPHPGLREDRGEGTTASWRAWAEQGVVENWKEACSELVSARGFDIRTATNLPQVLYEFPDGYQQYFGEERYRFTEMLYDPKNYFDQSYEPPALLRATPSSDHSHSLKDAVSLSQLVHDSIMACDVDVRAALLQNIVVVGNTSLTRGLTERLDVELATLMPSQKIKIHSPSIPYERKYSAWLGGSVLASLGTFHQLWVTKDEYEEHGMNIVHQRCNPISITSMSAPSSRATTPSPDSPSPSSSSVSLADISASDAPPTTAPSLPTTAPSLPTTAPSLPTTPSRARAVPIYSPLAATANTPPRPPRMYTIHPFFVRRAAPTPHQPRCVADYTSTSESGSSFSGTDLSLSSPSSPLDALGARSPRQSQPSPIASTQSQPSPIPSTRVLPPAPPAPEDATARRAHILATAINARKAARAAAAISPSKGADEITEAIAGLDLNAGAASKTVAVDGEDVFTDSGPAETDAPNTKTGSRSRSVNPLNLPYFSLSRPLAGHFDRPPNVVYTRDASEADDLIACLRGPLGFDLEWPPPGIGPVLRRQNQDGSIKHYRAGKWDPLANKYVWPQGRTAVVQVADSRTVVVYHIPIDGVFGPGLKAVLNDPTRLKLGVNISMDARKLHRDELIENTSSLLELSHVARLVDPDAWTRSGRLISLARLTQHYLGVPLDKNEGIREGAWSQDLNSVQIEYAANDAYVGVLIYNAMVRRAEERGITADLAMLKMQVAIPQFSAPAVKLAESTRRHPAVVAATRAGAKPRQSLALSLFVAGGSVSDLATALHISTRTVQGYVAQAAQLIPADEYEGYGELAVRLCEAFPIDSYPAVRNVEFFRKLRGIASARDKADRVPVHDVQEHEWGPDY